One genomic window of Roseateles sp. DAIF2 includes the following:
- a CDS encoding PEP-CTERM sorting domain-containing protein encodes MSTRILGAAIAALLLLPAAATQAAQFQASPGIFDGGNGAFDAFGFYNSGVGELGQARQVDLLSGNVYRFLDTFTNKGTVHTTLNFFGNLGSDGDELVQAVKPGLLVSCEDDGLGHGGSDPVLALVSGNKGLDQAAITPDRYNVRYTLAIKPGGSVSLLNLAFLASEAGGPTAADWSLTVGTSLLQTPRLEGLDRQQIASIANFSISPVPEPATLGMMALGLVALRLQSRRSPKAGQA; translated from the coding sequence ATGTCCACTCGTATTCTCGGCGCGGCAATCGCCGCCCTGCTTCTTCTTCCCGCGGCGGCCACCCAGGCCGCCCAGTTCCAGGCCAGCCCCGGCATCTTCGACGGCGGCAACGGCGCCTTCGATGCCTTCGGCTTCTACAACAGCGGGGTCGGCGAGCTGGGGCAGGCACGCCAGGTCGACCTGCTCAGCGGCAATGTCTACCGCTTCCTCGACACCTTCACCAACAAGGGCACGGTCCACACCACCCTGAACTTCTTCGGCAATCTGGGCTCCGACGGCGACGAGTTGGTGCAGGCCGTGAAGCCCGGCCTGCTCGTCAGCTGCGAGGACGACGGCCTGGGCCACGGCGGCAGCGACCCGGTGCTGGCGCTGGTTTCGGGCAACAAGGGGCTGGACCAGGCCGCCATCACCCCGGACCGCTACAACGTGCGCTACACCCTAGCCATCAAGCCCGGCGGGAGCGTCAGCCTGCTGAACCTCGCCTTCCTCGCCAGCGAAGCAGGCGGCCCCACCGCCGCGGACTGGTCCCTGACCGTCGGAACCTCGCTGCTGCAGACGCCGCGCCTGGAAGGCCTGGACCGCCAGCAGATCGCCAGCATCGCCAACTTCAGCATCTCGCCGGTGCCGGAGCCGGCCACGCTGGGGATGATGGCGCTGGGTCTGGTGGCGCTCAGGCTGCAGAGCCGCAGGAGCCCAAAGGCCGGTCAGGCTTGA